The following proteins are co-located in the Desulfomonile tiedjei genome:
- a CDS encoding TRAP transporter large permease, whose amino-acid sequence MSVATISILVILLLFVFFLMGLEIGFSMALAGFIGFAAIVNVNAALNLVAKDIYSVLSSYGFTVIPMFVLMGQLGASGGIARSLYDCAYKWIGHVPGGLAIGTVVAATAFKAICGSSPATAATFATIAVPEMDRYGYDRRLSCGTVATVGTLGILIPPSVVLIIYGILTETSIGRLFLAGILPGLMVAFSFVVTLLGWSLLNPKLGPKGDKSTWKERFASIPSVIWVLVVFLLVVGGLMMGFFTPTEAGSVGTFAVFLLTLAKRDMDLKRFVRAVSDTLRIACMVIMLIAGATILGHFFAVTRTPYLVATWLQSLEVDRNIIMLIIIAVYLIGGSFIEDLAFLILATPIFLPVVLKLGYDPVWFGVIVSVVTMIGVILPPMAINAFVVSGVTKEPVSTVYSGIYPYVAGMAICLLVLLFFPQISLWLPNLFMK is encoded by the coding sequence ATGAGCGTCGCGACTATAAGTATCCTTGTCATTTTGTTGCTTTTCGTGTTCTTCCTGATGGGGCTGGAAATAGGCTTTTCCATGGCTCTTGCAGGCTTCATAGGCTTTGCTGCAATCGTCAATGTGAACGCCGCCCTTAACCTGGTAGCCAAGGACATCTACAGCGTTTTATCTTCGTACGGGTTCACCGTCATACCGATGTTCGTTCTGATGGGTCAATTGGGGGCCAGCGGGGGAATCGCGCGCAGTTTGTACGATTGTGCGTACAAGTGGATCGGGCATGTTCCGGGGGGCCTGGCCATAGGCACGGTGGTTGCGGCCACAGCTTTCAAAGCCATTTGCGGATCATCGCCTGCCACTGCCGCCACATTCGCCACGATTGCCGTCCCGGAAATGGACAGGTATGGGTACGACCGAAGGCTTTCTTGTGGAACCGTCGCCACGGTCGGGACGCTTGGAATACTCATTCCTCCTAGCGTAGTGCTCATTATTTACGGAATTCTGACCGAAACATCTATCGGCCGTCTTTTTTTGGCCGGCATATTGCCAGGCTTGATGGTGGCATTTTCTTTTGTCGTTACCTTGCTCGGCTGGAGCCTCCTCAATCCCAAACTTGGGCCAAAAGGCGATAAATCAACCTGGAAGGAGCGATTCGCGTCGATACCTTCGGTTATATGGGTTCTAGTGGTTTTTTTGCTGGTGGTTGGGGGCCTGATGATGGGGTTCTTCACACCCACTGAAGCGGGAAGCGTAGGCACATTCGCTGTTTTCCTGCTTACTCTTGCAAAAAGGGACATGGACTTGAAACGGTTTGTCCGGGCTGTGAGCGATACCCTTCGCATCGCCTGCATGGTGATAATGCTCATAGCCGGGGCCACTATTCTGGGTCATTTCTTTGCAGTCACCCGCACGCCCTATCTGGTTGCCACATGGCTGCAAAGCCTCGAAGTTGACCGTAACATCATCATGCTTATAATTATCGCTGTTTACCTTATCGGAGGGTCATTCATCGAAGATCTGGCCTTCCTGATTCTGGCTACACCCATTTTCCTGCCGGTGGTCCTGAAGCTGGGATACGATCCGGTCTGGTTCGGTGTGATAGTGAGCGTGGTTACGATGATAGGAGTCATTCTTCCCCCAATGGCCATTAACGCTTTTGTTGTTTCAGGCGTGACCAAGGAACCTGTTTCTACAGTGTACAGTGGGATCTACCCCTACGTCGCGGGCATGGCCATTTGCCTTCTGGTCTTGCTATTCTTTCCTCAAATTTCCTTGTGGCTGCCCAATCTGTTCATGAAGTAA
- a CDS encoding TRAP transporter small permease, with amino-acid sequence MNTLSAIVTTLSRIMYSVAGVALTGMMVLTVADVALRAFKRPIVGTYELVGLLGAVVIGFAIPQTSRVRGHVLMDFLTGKLPVGLQKGFEVLTRLLAIAIFLIIAWNLWELAGDYRRTGETTLTLQVPLYPVAYGIATCCFVECLVLLVELFQVGKRETEP; translated from the coding sequence ATGAATACACTATCAGCGATAGTTACAACCTTGTCTAGAATCATGTACTCGGTGGCCGGCGTCGCGCTCACAGGCATGATGGTCCTTACCGTCGCGGATGTTGCCTTGAGGGCTTTCAAAAGGCCTATTGTAGGCACGTACGAGCTTGTGGGCTTGCTGGGAGCGGTGGTAATTGGTTTTGCCATTCCGCAAACCTCCAGAGTACGGGGGCATGTGTTGATGGATTTTCTCACCGGCAAACTGCCGGTCGGACTTCAAAAGGGATTTGAGGTACTTACCAGACTGCTGGCCATAGCCATTTTCCTCATCATAGCCTGGAACCTGTGGGAACTCGCGGGCGACTACAGGAGAACGGGCGAGACCACCTTGACTCTCCAGGTGCCGCTTTATCCGGTGGCGTACGGGATCGCCACATGTTGCTTCGTGGAGTGCCTGGTGTTGCTCGTCGAGTTGTTTCAAGTGGGAAAACGGGAAACGGAGCCATGA
- a CDS encoding TRAP transporter substrate-binding protein: MRKNRLSGVVFGCLLVCLVFTMATAVAHAKTVELTYSIFFPATHGHCILATEWAKEVEKRTNGAVKINMFPGGTLTPADQCYDGVVKGISDVGMSVVSYVKGRFPLSEVIDLPLGYRGGSQATKLCNAYFAKFKPKEFDDVKIMYFHGHGPGIVNTKKPVEKLEDLKGMKLRCTGTSAKVASALGAAPVAMPQTETYDALQKGVVEGVLSPIEVLKGWKFAEVTASTTQNFGSSYSLLFFVAMNKKKWDSLPKDAQETIEKINQEWIEKTAKLWVDLDKEGTEFAIAKGHKIIPLSKEEDARWAKLVQPVLEEYVKNTKAKGLPGDEALKFCQEWLKKNP; encoded by the coding sequence ATGCGAAAGAACCGGCTCTCGGGTGTCGTGTTCGGGTGTCTACTGGTGTGTCTGGTCTTTACGATGGCCACTGCGGTGGCTCACGCGAAGACCGTGGAGCTGACCTACTCGATCTTCTTCCCGGCCACGCACGGCCACTGCATTCTGGCTACCGAGTGGGCCAAGGAAGTGGAGAAACGAACCAACGGTGCGGTTAAGATCAATATGTTCCCGGGCGGTACCCTTACCCCTGCCGACCAGTGCTACGACGGGGTTGTCAAAGGGATATCGGACGTGGGCATGTCCGTCGTCAGCTATGTAAAGGGGCGGTTCCCCTTGAGTGAAGTCATCGACCTTCCTTTGGGTTACAGGGGCGGGAGCCAGGCGACCAAGCTGTGCAACGCGTATTTTGCCAAGTTCAAACCCAAGGAATTCGACGACGTAAAGATCATGTACTTCCACGGACATGGTCCGGGAATTGTGAACACCAAGAAACCGGTTGAAAAACTCGAGGACCTGAAAGGCATGAAGCTGCGGTGTACCGGTACCAGTGCCAAGGTGGCCTCTGCGCTGGGTGCCGCTCCTGTGGCTATGCCTCAGACCGAGACTTACGACGCCCTTCAGAAAGGCGTTGTGGAAGGCGTGCTCTCACCCATCGAAGTGCTCAAAGGATGGAAATTCGCAGAAGTTACAGCGTCAACCACACAGAATTTCGGTTCCTCTTACTCGCTCTTATTCTTCGTGGCCATGAACAAGAAGAAATGGGATTCGTTGCCCAAGGATGCTCAGGAAACAATTGAGAAGATAAACCAGGAATGGATTGAGAAAACGGCCAAACTTTGGGTTGACTTGGACAAGGAAGGGACGGAATTTGCGATAGCCAAAGGTCACAAGATCATTCCTCTTTCCAAAGAGGAGGATGCACGCTGGGCCAAGCTGGTACAGCCCGTCTTGGAAGAGTATGTGAAAAACACTAAGGCCAAGGGCCTCCCTGGTGACGAAGCGCTGAAATTCTGCCAGGAATGGCTGAAGAAAAACCCCTGA
- the lsrF gene encoding 3-hydroxy-5-phosphonooxypentane-2,4-dione thiolase codes for MADVEGLVEARNIKASESVGTAGFHIKGSGHLDWGMKNRLSRIIKPLTGRTVMLAVDHGYFQGPTSGLEIMEQTLAPLIPFADCLMLTRGILRSSVPPGAQTPIVLRVSGGQSVLTELSNETWNVSVDECVRLNVAGMALSFYVGAPHEHQTLVALSDLIDAGYDAGIPVLGVTAVGREMARDARYLSLCSRLGAEIGCNIIKTYYCKDFERVTSTCPVPIVMAGGKKLPELEALTMASNAIAEGAVGVDMGRNIFQSDCPVGMIKAVRAVVHYDEKPKSAIKIYKDEKKAR; via the coding sequence ATGGCGGACGTCGAAGGATTGGTCGAAGCTCGTAACATCAAGGCCTCAGAGTCGGTGGGAACGGCCGGATTCCATATCAAGGGAAGCGGCCATCTTGACTGGGGCATGAAGAACCGTCTTTCAAGGATAATCAAGCCCCTTACAGGCCGCACAGTCATGCTGGCGGTGGACCACGGATATTTTCAAGGCCCGACCTCCGGCCTTGAAATCATGGAACAGACCCTCGCTCCGCTGATCCCGTTCGCGGATTGCCTCATGCTGACCAGAGGCATCCTCCGCTCGTCGGTGCCGCCTGGAGCCCAGACACCTATCGTGTTGCGAGTTTCGGGGGGACAGAGTGTCTTGACTGAATTGTCCAACGAGACCTGGAACGTGTCTGTTGACGAGTGCGTACGTCTGAACGTCGCGGGTATGGCCTTGTCCTTTTACGTGGGAGCGCCTCATGAACACCAGACGCTGGTGGCGCTTTCGGATCTTATCGACGCTGGTTATGACGCGGGTATCCCGGTCCTGGGCGTGACGGCTGTGGGCCGCGAAATGGCTCGGGACGCGCGTTACCTGTCGCTTTGTTCCAGACTGGGTGCGGAAATTGGCTGCAACATAATCAAGACGTACTACTGCAAAGACTTTGAGCGCGTGACAAGTACATGCCCCGTTCCCATTGTCATGGCAGGCGGAAAGAAACTTCCTGAGCTGGAAGCCCTCACCATGGCGTCCAACGCTATTGCGGAGGGAGCGGTGGGCGTAGACATGGGGCGCAACATCTTCCAGTCCGACTGCCCCGTCGGGATGATCAAAGCGGTCCGGGCCGTGGTCCATTACGACGAAAAGCCCAAGTCGGCTATCAAGATCTATAAAGACGAAAAGAAAGCCCGATAA
- a CDS encoding alcohol dehydrogenase catalytic domain-containing protein — translation MRVAMYYNNRDVRIEEMEVPRIGPDELLVKVWASGICGSDVLEWYRLAKAPLVLGHEIAGEIVLVGDAVQGWKEGDRVFVSHHVPCNMCRYCASGHHSVCDTLAKTNFDPGGFAEYLRVPAINVRNGVYALPDSMAYDEAVFIEPLACVFRGQHHAGWVPGRRVLVIGSGIAGLMHIMLARASGAGRIVAVDINEKRLEAAITFGADHVLSAGDDLLDRFKEVNDGRLAELVIVCTGAVPALQQAYRAVDRGGTMLLFAPTDPGAVVEIPFNDLWRKEITMTSSYAGSPRDIIAAIELIASGRIKVVEMITHRLPLEETAEGFALVAEAFDSMKVIIEPQR, via the coding sequence ATGCGCGTGGCCATGTATTACAACAACAGGGATGTCAGGATCGAGGAGATGGAGGTTCCTAGGATCGGTCCGGATGAGCTTTTGGTGAAAGTGTGGGCCAGCGGCATTTGCGGTAGTGACGTGCTGGAGTGGTATCGGTTGGCCAAGGCCCCATTGGTGTTGGGGCATGAGATTGCCGGCGAGATAGTTCTGGTAGGCGATGCCGTTCAAGGATGGAAAGAGGGCGATCGCGTATTTGTGTCGCATCATGTCCCCTGCAATATGTGTCGGTACTGCGCTTCCGGCCATCATTCTGTGTGCGACACCCTGGCAAAGACGAATTTCGACCCGGGCGGCTTTGCCGAATACCTCAGGGTGCCCGCGATTAATGTCAGGAACGGCGTTTATGCCCTCCCGGATTCCATGGCCTACGATGAGGCGGTCTTTATTGAGCCCCTGGCGTGTGTGTTTCGCGGGCAGCATCACGCCGGTTGGGTCCCCGGTCGTAGAGTTCTGGTAATCGGCAGCGGTATTGCCGGACTCATGCACATAATGCTCGCAAGGGCTTCGGGAGCCGGCCGCATTGTCGCAGTGGATATCAACGAGAAGAGGCTTGAAGCGGCCATTACGTTCGGCGCGGACCATGTGCTTTCCGCGGGGGACGACCTGTTAGACAGGTTCAAGGAAGTCAATGACGGCCGCCTGGCCGAGCTAGTGATTGTGTGCACGGGAGCCGTGCCCGCGTTGCAGCAGGCGTACCGCGCTGTGGACCGCGGGGGAACCATGCTGTTGTTCGCGCCTACCGACCCGGGCGCGGTTGTGGAGATACCCTTCAATGACCTTTGGCGCAAGGAAATCACAATGACTTCTTCTTACGCGGGGAGCCCCAGAGACATAATTGCCGCGATAGAATTGATAGCCTCGGGGAGGATAAAGGTCGTGGAAATGATTACCCATCGCCTCCCGCTTGAAGAAACCGCTGAAGGCTTCGCCCTCGTAGCCGAAGCTTTCGACTCGATGAAGGTGATCATAGAGCCGCAGCGATAG
- a CDS encoding nucleotidyltransferase family protein codes for MSESEDIRRAVVALATGAAPEPEMFGFWTSRHWKVLRSEGLGPWLFKSLSNCAEFHTDSDTLAALQEDYRYSAISQLSRERVLRQILAVFNDRGIPVVLLKGAYLGHVVYKDPVLRPMADTDLLVREEDFERAGHELEDLGFKPVFHLNPDEGRFLRLPVVYGRSDRFPQLIDLHRGIQAMDYYYLPSGAVWDEAIENELWGHRIFYFSVELNLIHLALHNLNHRGSLRDWIDLVAVVQTMNLDWNRLILLAQFLGVMRPLLWVFRELQLNWKTAPPPQVLAALDSYAPHWLEDRVIRSRFRYFWRLTAKVARYEGWRSRLRYVRTKLVPPRGREDRARVLSCAIHWRSKVGLFHHLWRR; via the coding sequence TTGAGCGAGTCAGAAGACATACGGAGAGCTGTCGTGGCTTTGGCCACGGGAGCCGCTCCGGAACCCGAAATGTTTGGTTTCTGGACGTCTCGCCATTGGAAGGTGCTGCGGTCGGAAGGTCTCGGTCCATGGCTCTTCAAATCACTGTCAAACTGTGCCGAATTCCACACGGATTCTGATACGCTCGCTGCATTACAGGAGGACTACAGGTACTCGGCAATTTCCCAGCTCAGCAGGGAACGGGTGTTGAGACAAATCTTAGCGGTGTTCAATGATCGCGGCATTCCCGTGGTACTCCTGAAAGGCGCATACTTAGGCCACGTCGTGTACAAAGACCCTGTACTCCGACCCATGGCCGACACGGACCTCCTGGTCCGGGAGGAAGATTTTGAGCGCGCGGGTCATGAATTGGAGGACCTTGGTTTCAAACCTGTCTTTCATTTGAATCCGGACGAAGGCCGGTTCTTGAGATTGCCCGTAGTATACGGAAGGTCTGACCGTTTCCCTCAGCTCATTGACTTGCACAGGGGAATCCAGGCTATGGATTATTACTATTTGCCTTCCGGAGCGGTCTGGGACGAGGCTATTGAGAATGAACTTTGGGGGCATCGGATCTTCTATTTCTCCGTTGAACTCAATTTAATACACCTTGCGCTGCACAATTTGAATCACCGCGGCTCGCTGAGGGACTGGATTGACCTCGTGGCAGTGGTGCAGACCATGAACTTGGACTGGAATCGCCTCATCCTCTTGGCTCAATTCCTGGGAGTTATGCGACCCCTGCTCTGGGTTTTTCGGGAATTGCAGCTAAACTGGAAGACAGCGCCCCCACCGCAGGTCTTGGCGGCCTTGGACTCATATGCTCCTCACTGGCTGGAAGATAGAGTGATCCGCAGCAGGTTTCGCTATTTTTGGCGCCTTACAGCGAAAGTAGCCCGGTACGAAGGCTGGAGGTCAAGACTTCGATACGTGCGTACGAAGCTTGTACCGCCGAGAGGTCGGGAAGACAGAGCACGCGTCCTGAGCTGCGCGATTCATTGGAGATCAAAAGTTGGCCTGTTTCACCACCTATGGAGGCGCTAG
- a CDS encoding radical SAM protein — protein sequence MTEYFKRKPVDSMPRLPLEGDLDLTYRCNNDCRHCWVRIPANALERSQELTFEEIRSIVDQARALGTREWAISGGEPMLRADFAEIFNYLTRKSTTYTLNTNGTLITPKIARLLRRKGSKMVALYGATAEVSDHITRNPGSFEAALRGMAYLREAGAGFTVQLIPMKDNYHQWQAMIQLARSYSETWRCGSAWLYLSASGSPERNAEIAAQRLSPAEVVALDPPGSSCEERVGERQAHSLLDSFCDGHRDDRLFAGCIEMRREFHIDPYGWMTFCCFVTDPSMRYDLRSGSFREAWDEFIPSLANRVHGGQEWRENCGSCEKRHDCRWCPVYGYLETGRFSAPVPYLCDVAEESRHYEHDWTTHHQRHFEIAGITIRLESDLPLNRMRLAEALKPFEVPAPGKDLVTLRHIFELPSLAGKDLGIELYRKAPWAIYRKGDSYIYLGISPDPKDDEPHRVGIFDVDFARGIIYSPPAEEKRIRKKGFPCLTLFPTDQILVAQLLAARQGCYMHAAGVILNGQGLLFVGHSEAGKSTTTLMLKGQAEILCDDRIIVRRWPEGFKIHGTWSHGDVPDVSPNSAPLKAILFLRQCGGNRLEPLSKGPAISQRLLACLIKPLGTREWWEQSLQVVEKIVDEVPCYEMHFDQSGKIVAYLKELAANELR from the coding sequence ATGACTGAATATTTTAAAAGAAAACCCGTGGATTCAATGCCTCGGCTACCCCTAGAGGGAGATCTGGACTTAACTTACCGGTGTAACAACGATTGCCGCCACTGCTGGGTTCGCATTCCCGCCAATGCGCTTGAACGTAGCCAGGAGCTTACTTTTGAGGAAATCCGCAGCATTGTAGACCAAGCTCGGGCATTAGGAACTCGAGAATGGGCAATCTCCGGTGGTGAGCCGATGCTACGAGCGGACTTTGCCGAAATCTTTAACTATCTCACCCGCAAATCGACCACTTATACTCTCAACACCAATGGAACATTGATTACCCCAAAAATCGCCCGATTGCTAAGGCGCAAGGGGTCGAAAATGGTCGCCCTTTATGGAGCGACTGCGGAGGTCAGCGATCATATCACTCGCAACCCCGGTTCTTTTGAGGCTGCATTGCGAGGGATGGCTTACCTGCGCGAAGCAGGGGCAGGATTCACGGTACAGCTCATCCCGATGAAAGACAATTACCATCAGTGGCAGGCCATGATACAACTGGCCCGATCGTACAGTGAGACATGGCGCTGCGGCTCGGCTTGGCTGTACTTGTCGGCCTCCGGCTCACCGGAAAGGAATGCTGAAATTGCTGCTCAGCGCCTCTCCCCTGCTGAGGTCGTTGCTCTTGATCCGCCTGGGTCGTCGTGCGAGGAGCGGGTTGGGGAACGCCAAGCCCACTCACTGCTGGATAGTTTTTGTGACGGTCACCGGGATGACCGCCTCTTTGCGGGCTGTATTGAAATGCGCCGCGAGTTCCACATAGACCCGTACGGCTGGATGACTTTCTGCTGTTTTGTCACAGATCCGAGCATGCGCTACGATCTCCGTTCGGGTAGCTTCCGAGAAGCCTGGGATGAGTTCATCCCGTCGCTGGCAAACCGAGTACACGGCGGCCAGGAGTGGCGTGAGAACTGCGGCTCCTGCGAGAAGCGCCACGACTGCCGTTGGTGCCCTGTCTATGGCTACCTTGAAACAGGGCGGTTCTCCGCACCGGTCCCATATTTGTGCGACGTGGCGGAAGAAAGCCGGCACTACGAACACGATTGGACCACCCACCACCAGCGCCATTTCGAGATTGCCGGAATAACGATCCGGCTGGAAAGCGATCTGCCGCTGAATCGGATGCGCTTGGCCGAGGCGTTGAAGCCTTTCGAGGTCCCGGCTCCAGGGAAGGACTTGGTCACCTTACGACACATTTTCGAGCTGCCGAGCCTTGCCGGGAAGGACCTTGGGATCGAACTCTACCGCAAGGCCCCGTGGGCCATTTATCGCAAAGGTGACAGCTACATATATCTCGGGATCTCTCCGGACCCTAAGGATGATGAACCCCACAGAGTAGGGATATTTGACGTGGATTTCGCTCGCGGAATCATTTACAGTCCGCCCGCTGAGGAAAAGAGAATTCGCAAAAAAGGTTTCCCCTGTCTGACTCTGTTCCCCACAGACCAGATTTTGGTGGCGCAACTGCTGGCAGCTCGCCAAGGCTGTTACATGCATGCTGCCGGAGTGATCCTGAACGGCCAGGGGCTGCTCTTTGTCGGCCATTCCGAAGCAGGCAAATCCACTACGACGCTTATGCTCAAAGGACAGGCCGAGATCCTCTGTGACGATCGGATCATTGTACGTCGATGGCCGGAAGGGTTTAAGATTCACGGAACATGGAGCCACGGCGACGTTCCTGATGTGTCCCCGAATTCTGCCCCCCTAAAAGCCATACTCTTCCTTAGGCAATGCGGGGGAAACCGTTTGGAACCTTTGAGCAAGGGGCCCGCAATCTCTCAACGTCTGCTGGCTTGTCTTATTAAGCCGTTGGGCACCCGAGAGTGGTGGGAGCAGAGCCTCCAAGTGGTGGAAAAAATCGTCGACGAAGTGCCCTGCTACGAAATGCATTTCGATCAAAGCGGGAAAATAGTCGCATACTTGAAAGAACTGGCAGCCAATGAATTACGTTGA
- a CDS encoding radical SAM protein, producing the protein MNYVERVSGANFNLWPAKAPVLGHLDIELTERCNNNCIHCCINLPEHDRSALERELDTAAVKGILKEAASLGALEVRFTGGEPLLRPDFEELYLFARRLGLKVLLFTNGRLLTSRLVDLFARIPPLVPLEITVYGMAADSYDPVSRVKGSFAQFQQGVELLRERNVPFVVKSVVLPPNRHEMDEFESWAAELPWMDGSPGYAVFLDKRNRRDDPKKDAQILALRLSPIEALAVKTRNPKQYRKGMSEFSRKFFGPPGDKLFGCGAGNACCVDAYGRLQACLGLRAPELTYDLSHGSLREAVTDFFPRLRDMRASNQHYLERCARCFLKSLCEQCPAKSWSETGRLDTPVDWLCLSAHAEAHWLGLIGPQEYAWEVRDWQSRIEQAFGC; encoded by the coding sequence ATGAATTACGTTGAACGCGTTTCTGGAGCCAATTTCAATTTGTGGCCCGCCAAAGCGCCGGTTCTGGGACACCTGGATATCGAGTTGACGGAGCGCTGCAATAACAACTGCATCCACTGCTGCATCAACCTCCCGGAACATGATCGCTCGGCCCTTGAAAGAGAGCTTGATACTGCCGCAGTCAAGGGCATCCTGAAAGAAGCTGCCTCGCTTGGGGCGCTCGAAGTTCGTTTCACCGGCGGCGAGCCGTTACTGCGTCCGGATTTCGAGGAACTCTACCTGTTCGCCCGCCGCCTGGGATTGAAGGTGCTGCTTTTTACCAACGGGCGCCTACTTACCTCCCGCCTGGTGGATCTATTTGCCCGCATCCCGCCTCTGGTTCCGCTTGAAATAACGGTCTACGGCATGGCCGCAGACTCATATGATCCCGTAAGCCGGGTCAAAGGGTCTTTTGCACAATTCCAGCAAGGAGTGGAGCTGCTCCGCGAGCGAAACGTGCCGTTTGTGGTCAAGAGTGTGGTGCTCCCGCCCAACCGGCATGAAATGGACGAGTTTGAATCCTGGGCGGCGGAACTTCCGTGGATGGACGGATCGCCGGGGTATGCTGTCTTCCTGGACAAGCGCAACCGAAGGGACGATCCGAAAAAGGATGCCCAAATCCTAGCCCTGCGTCTATCGCCGATAGAGGCGCTGGCCGTTAAGACCCGTAACCCGAAGCAATACCGGAAAGGGATGAGCGAATTCAGTCGCAAGTTTTTCGGTCCACCGGGCGATAAGTTGTTCGGTTGCGGCGCGGGGAACGCTTGCTGCGTAGATGCTTACGGCCGTTTGCAGGCGTGTCTGGGCTTGCGCGCCCCGGAACTGACCTATGATCTGAGCCATGGCTCACTGCGCGAGGCAGTAACGGATTTCTTCCCGAGGCTTCGCGACATGCGAGCTTCCAACCAGCACTACTTGGAACGCTGCGCTCGTTGTTTCCTGAAGAGTCTGTGCGAACAGTGCCCGGCTAAGTCCTGGAGCGAGACAGGGCGCCTGGACACCCCGGTCGACTGGCTGTGCTTGTCTGCTCACGCGGAAGCGCACTGGTTGGGCCTGATCGGTCCCCAAGAATACGCTTGGGAGGTACGGGATTGGCAGTCCAGGATTGAGCAGGCTTTCGGATGCTGA